From a single Pseudalkalibacillus hwajinpoensis genomic region:
- a CDS encoding alpha/beta hydrolase: MTASTWLAFIERDIYSTLGWVSFAIILLSMMGVVVIIARGLRASSVVMHALDVNLDRWRTVTTPEIERRLRKKFMARALLGPFFVRSYGVRRKANISYGDAGKRNLLDVYHHHSYPPGAPILIHLHGGGFVSGKKNRQSLPLLYRFASRGWVCISANYRLRPTAQFPDHLIDLKKVIAWVRKNGHEYNANPSCILVAGNSAGGHLAAMATLTPNDPAFQPGFESVDTSVTAAISLYGYYGALNTREGLPSSPFACNVKEAPPFLIAHGDRDTIVSVEHARSFVQHVRTSSSHPVVYVELPGAEHNFDLFHSIRNEAVIGGIEVFSDWVLAQGNHHDRRAE, from the coding sequence ATGACAGCGTCGACATGGTTAGCTTTTATAGAGAGGGATATTTATTCTACACTCGGATGGGTTTCATTTGCGATTATTTTGCTGTCAATGATGGGAGTAGTAGTGATTATCGCTCGGGGGCTAAGGGCATCCTCCGTGGTCATGCACGCACTGGATGTCAACCTGGACCGGTGGCGAACTGTTACAACTCCTGAAATTGAAAGGCGTTTAAGAAAAAAATTTATGGCCAGAGCATTGCTCGGTCCTTTCTTTGTAAGGAGCTATGGTGTGAGGCGAAAAGCCAATATTAGCTATGGTGATGCGGGTAAGAGAAACTTGTTAGATGTCTATCACCATCACTCTTATCCTCCTGGTGCACCAATATTGATACACCTGCACGGGGGAGGGTTCGTCAGTGGTAAGAAAAATCGTCAGTCTCTTCCCCTTCTTTATCGCTTCGCGAGCCGGGGCTGGGTGTGCATAAGCGCGAACTATCGTCTCAGGCCAACCGCACAATTTCCAGACCATCTAATTGATCTCAAAAAAGTGATTGCATGGGTACGAAAGAATGGTCACGAGTACAATGCCAATCCGTCCTGTATATTGGTTGCTGGTAATTCCGCTGGTGGTCACCTGGCCGCGATGGCTACCCTTACACCCAATGATCCTGCATTCCAGCCAGGTTTTGAAAGTGTAGACACCTCGGTCACTGCTGCGATCTCTCTGTATGGTTACTATGGTGCTCTTAACACCAGGGAGGGGCTACCATCGTCCCCTTTTGCATGTAATGTAAAGGAAGCACCGCCATTTCTCATTGCCCATGGCGATCGTGATACGATTGTGAGCGTGGAACACGCTCGAAGTTTTGTTCAACATGTGCGCACATCCTCATCTCATCCGGTAGTTTATGTGGAATTACCGGGGGCAGAACATAATTTTGATTTATTTCACTCGATCCGTAACGAGGCAGTCATCGGTGGCATTGAAGTTTTCTCTGACTGGGTACTCGCGCAAGGCAACCATCATGATCGCCGGGCTGAATAA
- a CDS encoding iron chaperone, producing MEVFSEYLTGIDNPDHRDRTEEILAWVANKFPNLEPQIKWNTPMFSDHGTFIIAISTAKHHLSVAPEEVTMAHFTDGIAQAGYSATKGLFRIPWKEPVNYELLEKMIEFNIQDKVDCSTFWRK from the coding sequence ATGGAAGTTTTTTCAGAATATTTAACAGGGATCGATAACCCCGACCACCGCGACAGGACAGAGGAAATTTTGGCGTGGGTTGCTAATAAATTCCCAAATTTGGAGCCGCAAATCAAGTGGAATACACCAATGTTTTCCGATCATGGCACATTTATCATCGCCATTTCCACAGCGAAGCATCATTTGAGCGTTGCACCTGAAGAAGTAACCATGGCGCACTTTACCGATGGCATCGCACAAGCTGGCTACAGCGCTACCAAAGGCTTGTTTCGAATTCCGTGGAAAGAGCCGGTAAATTACGAATTGCTTGAGAAAATGATTGAATTTAATATTCAGGATAAGGTAGACTGTTCAACTTTTTGGAGGAAATAA
- a CDS encoding DUF817 domain-containing protein has product MRALKQLVRFGWEQALSCLFPIVIFASLAITQIIPLPFLPRYDWLIIICLLMQWWMIRSGLETLDELKVITLFHLIGLALELYKVHMGSWSYPEEGYSKIFGVPLYSGFMYASVASYLCQAWRRLKVQLVKWPSFRVVVPLAAAIYLNFFTHHYWIDVRWWLSGLVMIVFWQSWVTYAVDGTRYRMPLALSFVLIGFFIWIAENIATFFGAWEYPNQTHAWNLVHLGKVSSWLLLVIVSFLIVATLKQVKGINSTKIEVKQFL; this is encoded by the coding sequence GTGAGAGCACTAAAACAACTTGTTCGTTTTGGTTGGGAGCAAGCTCTATCCTGTTTGTTTCCTATCGTAATTTTTGCCTCTTTGGCTATTACACAGATCATTCCACTTCCCTTCCTACCACGGTATGACTGGCTGATCATCATCTGCCTTCTGATGCAATGGTGGATGATCCGTTCAGGACTTGAAACGCTGGATGAACTAAAAGTTATCACATTGTTCCACCTTATTGGTCTTGCTCTTGAGCTTTACAAGGTGCATATGGGTTCCTGGTCTTATCCGGAGGAAGGATATTCCAAAATATTTGGAGTGCCTTTGTATAGTGGATTTATGTATGCAAGTGTAGCAAGTTATCTTTGCCAGGCGTGGAGAAGGTTAAAGGTTCAACTGGTTAAGTGGCCGTCATTTAGGGTAGTTGTACCTCTTGCAGCTGCGATTTATTTGAATTTTTTCACTCACCATTATTGGATTGATGTTCGTTGGTGGTTATCTGGACTTGTAATGATCGTCTTCTGGCAATCATGGGTCACATACGCGGTTGACGGCACTCGTTACCGTATGCCACTCGCACTTTCTTTTGTACTCATCGGATTTTTTATATGGATCGCCGAAAATATCGCAACATTCTTTGGAGCTTGGGAATACCCAAACCAAACACATGCATGGAATCTTGTACATCTAGGAAAGGTGAGTTCATGGCTCTTATTAGTGATTGTTAGCTTTCTTATAGTAGCGACGTTAAAGCAGGTTAAGGGAATAAATTCTACTAAGATCGAGGTCAAACAATTTCTTTAA
- a CDS encoding helix-turn-helix domain-containing protein: protein MAIIINIDVMLAKRKMSVTELSERVGITMANLSILKNGKAKAVRFSTLEAICKALECQPGDILEYKSEQD from the coding sequence ATGGCAATTATAATCAATATTGATGTGATGTTGGCTAAAAGGAAAATGAGCGTTACAGAACTTTCTGAGAGGGTTGGGATCACAATGGCGAATCTTTCTATATTGAAAAATGGGAAGGCAAAAGCGGTTCGATTTTCAACCTTAGAGGCGATCTGTAAAGCATTAGAGTGTCAGCCTGGCGATATTTTAGAATATAAAAGTGAGCAAGATTAA
- a CDS encoding DUF2975 domain-containing protein has translation MKRGTTLFLRLAVILMGIPVLALCIFLVPEIGNVVAQMFPKFAYMKYLVSIVFYASAIPFYFALYQAFKILRYIDKSKAFSELSVKSLKKIKYCAITISSLHVLVLPLFYIFAEIDDAPGVIFIGLVVPFASMVIAVFAAVLQRLLQEAIHIKSENDLTV, from the coding sequence ATGAAACGAGGAACAACACTATTTTTAAGATTGGCTGTTATTCTTATGGGAATCCCAGTTCTTGCTTTGTGCATTTTTTTGGTACCTGAGATAGGGAATGTTGTAGCACAAATGTTTCCAAAGTTTGCATATATGAAATATCTCGTTTCCATTGTTTTTTATGCATCGGCGATACCCTTTTACTTTGCTTTGTATCAGGCTTTCAAAATTTTACGTTATATTGACAAAAGCAAAGCTTTCTCCGAATTATCTGTAAAGTCCTTAAAGAAAATCAAATACTGTGCAATCACAATCAGTAGTTTGCATGTGCTAGTCTTGCCGCTCTTCTATATCTTTGCGGAGATAGACGACGCCCCAGGTGTCATTTTTATCGGATTGGTTGTTCCTTTTGCATCGATGGTTATTGCGGTCTTTGCTGCCGTTCTCCAAAGACTTTTGCAAGAAGCTATTCATATAAAATCAGAAAATGATTTAACGGTATGA
- a CDS encoding dihydrofolate reductase family protein has translation MAKVVLGMTMSLDGYINDRKGSVGRLYQDLEELRKSEVLQESIRNTGAVVMGRNAYDMSGTPNLYAGNYEFQVPIFVLCENEPQKHPKETEELTFTFVTQGIESAIAQAKKTAGDKEVTVIGGASTVQQCIKAELVDELQIDIMPVLLCGGLELFESIGEAPIELEKVRVKEIGERTSIHFRVL, from the coding sequence TTGGCAAAAGTTGTTTTAGGAATGACCATGTCATTAGACGGGTACATCAACGACAGGAAAGGTAGTGTAGGTCGTCTGTATCAGGATCTAGAGGAACTGCGAAAAAGCGAAGTCTTGCAAGAATCAATACGAAATACAGGAGCGGTGGTCATGGGAAGGAACGCCTATGACATGTCAGGTACTCCGAATTTATACGCGGGAAATTATGAATTCCAAGTGCCTATCTTTGTACTTTGCGAAAACGAACCGCAAAAACATCCGAAAGAGACAGAGGAGTTAACATTTACCTTTGTCACCCAAGGCATCGAAAGTGCTATTGCCCAGGCAAAAAAAACTGCTGGAGATAAAGAGGTTACGGTCATAGGTGGCGCAAGCACAGTCCAGCAGTGCATAAAAGCAGAACTCGTAGATGAGTTGCAGATCGATATTATGCCGGTTCTTCTGTGTGGAGGTCTTGAGCTTTTTGAGTCCATAGGAGAAGCGCCGATTGAATTGGAAAAGGTCAGGGTAAAGGAGATCGGAGAAAGAACAAGTATTCATTTTCGCGTTCTTTAA
- a CDS encoding SRPBCC family protein → MSDNKVKRSMKTNVEGRTLTMERIFDAPRDLVFKVFSDGERLASWWGPKGWETENRSFEFKPEGEWHYCMKCIDKNQGEWYGQESWGKAIYQEIVESEKIVYKDIFSDAEGNKVEGMPEMLISLTFLDEGDKTKLITKSEFTSVDALKQVMDMGVVEGFTSQNEKLDDYLNQLQ, encoded by the coding sequence ATGTCTGACAACAAAGTGAAACGGAGTATGAAAACGAACGTAGAAGGGCGAACTCTCACAATGGAAAGGATTTTTGATGCTCCCCGTGATCTAGTATTCAAGGTATTCTCAGATGGAGAGCGTTTGGCAAGCTGGTGGGGGCCTAAAGGATGGGAAACCGAGAATCGTTCCTTCGAGTTCAAACCTGAAGGTGAATGGCATTACTGTATGAAATGCATCGACAAAAACCAAGGTGAATGGTATGGCCAGGAATCCTGGGGAAAAGCGATTTATCAAGAAATAGTTGAATCAGAGAAGATCGTTTACAAAGATATATTTTCTGATGCAGAAGGTAATAAAGTAGAAGGTATGCCAGAGATGTTGATATCCCTTACATTCTTAGATGAAGGTGATAAGACAAAGCTCATCACCAAATCGGAATTTACTTCAGTTGATGCGCTTAAGCAAGTCATGGATATGGGTGTTGTTGAAGGGTTCACTTCACAAAATGAAAAACTTGATGACTACCTTAATCAACTACAATAA
- a CDS encoding cell wall hydrolase, protein MPRVKYKSSDVDLMARMMRAEAEGEGKQGMLYVGNVIVNRAKAECLDFRGLRTIAQIIYQVQGGNYSFEAVQKGNVFYNRARSVEKRLAKKNLDYWREHPGKYALWYFNPYAPCPPTWYGQPFAGQYKNHCYYEPAQGTCASVYIGG, encoded by the coding sequence ATGCCGAGAGTAAAATACAAAAGTTCAGACGTTGACTTAATGGCAAGGATGATGAGAGCGGAAGCCGAAGGTGAAGGAAAACAAGGAATGTTGTATGTTGGAAATGTAATTGTTAATCGTGCGAAAGCAGAATGTTTAGACTTTAGAGGTTTAAGAACAATTGCACAAATCATTTATCAAGTACAAGGAGGAAATTATTCTTTTGAAGCTGTTCAAAAGGGTAATGTATTTTATAACAGAGCGAGATCAGTTGAGAAAAGATTAGCCAAAAAGAATTTGGATTATTGGAGGGAACATCCAGGGAAATATGCTCTTTGGTATTTCAATCCGTATGCTCCATGTCCTCCAACATGGTACGGTCAACCTTTTGCTGGTCAATATAAAAATCATTGTTATTATGAACCAGCACAAGGAACATGTGCCAGTGTTTATATCGGAGGTTAA
- the fbp gene encoding fructose-1,6-bisphosphatase has product MNTKYLDLLAQKYDSEEKVVTEIINLKAILNLPKGTEHFVSDLHGEYQAFQHVLRNGSGKVKEKITDLFKEVLSEKEINEFATLVYYPEEKIKLIKHAIGNEKELHQWYTQIIERMIKLISYASSKYTRSKLRKALPAQFVYVIEELLYKTDDLTNKESYYEKILQQIISLGQADKLLIGLAYTTQRLVVDHLHVVGDIYDRGPEPDKIMETLINYHSVDIQWGNHDVLWIGAFAGSKVCLANIIRICARYNNLEIIEDVYGINLRPLLNLAEKYYDDNLAFRPKIDSDEKQSHHEKCQITKIHQAITMIQFKLESPIIKRRSCFNMSERLLLEKINFDQNNITIHGKTYQLENTCFKTVNPEQPDQLLEEEEQVMDKLLFSLQHSEKLARHMNFLMKKGSLYLKYNGNLLIHGCIPLDEKGNMEKMMIENKSYAGRDLLDVFENYLRHAYAHPEETDDLETDMVWYLWTGEYSSLFGKREMTTFERYFIEDKEPHKERKNPYYHLREHEEICRKILTDFDLNPDQGHIINGHTPVKEIDGENPIKANGKMIVIDGGFSKAYQSTTGIAGYTLLYNSYGMQLVAHTHFNSKKEVLLDGTDVLSVKRLVDKELERKKVLETNVGEELLQEISILNSLMEYRYIN; this is encoded by the coding sequence TTGAACACAAAATACTTAGATTTACTTGCCCAAAAATATGATAGTGAAGAAAAAGTAGTCACTGAAATTATTAATCTTAAAGCCATTCTTAATCTACCAAAGGGAACAGAGCATTTTGTCAGTGATTTACATGGGGAGTATCAAGCCTTTCAACATGTGTTAAGAAATGGTTCGGGGAAAGTTAAAGAGAAAATAACAGACCTTTTTAAAGAAGTATTATCTGAAAAAGAAATCAATGAATTTGCGACATTAGTATATTATCCTGAAGAAAAAATAAAGTTAATTAAGCATGCGATTGGCAATGAAAAAGAATTACACCAATGGTACACACAAATCATTGAGCGTATGATTAAGCTCATTTCTTACGCATCCTCTAAATATACACGCTCGAAATTACGTAAAGCATTACCAGCTCAGTTTGTTTATGTTATAGAAGAGCTACTATACAAAACAGATGATCTCACAAATAAGGAATCTTATTATGAGAAAATTCTCCAGCAAATTATTTCCCTCGGTCAGGCTGATAAGCTCCTAATAGGTCTTGCTTATACCACTCAGCGATTGGTTGTTGACCATCTTCACGTAGTGGGGGATATATATGATCGAGGACCTGAACCAGATAAAATTATGGAGACACTTATCAATTATCACTCGGTTGATATTCAGTGGGGAAATCATGATGTACTATGGATAGGTGCCTTTGCTGGATCAAAGGTTTGTCTCGCTAATATTATCCGTATTTGTGCTAGGTACAACAATTTGGAGATTATTGAAGATGTGTATGGAATAAATCTTAGACCACTTCTCAATCTTGCAGAAAAATACTATGATGACAACCTAGCCTTTAGACCAAAAATAGATTCAGACGAAAAGCAATCGCATCATGAAAAATGTCAAATTACGAAAATTCATCAAGCCATAACAATGATTCAGTTCAAACTTGAAAGCCCAATAATAAAGAGACGGTCATGCTTTAATATGTCAGAAAGGCTTTTGTTAGAGAAAATTAATTTTGATCAAAACAACATTACGATTCATGGTAAAACGTACCAGCTAGAAAACACCTGTTTTAAAACGGTTAATCCTGAGCAACCTGATCAGCTGTTAGAGGAAGAAGAGCAAGTGATGGACAAGCTGTTATTTTCACTTCAACACTCGGAAAAGCTAGCTAGACATATGAATTTTCTTATGAAAAAAGGCAGTCTATATTTGAAGTATAACGGGAACTTATTAATACATGGGTGTATTCCTTTAGATGAAAAAGGAAATATGGAAAAAATGATGATTGAAAATAAATCCTATGCAGGGCGTGACTTGCTAGATGTTTTTGAGAATTATTTACGACATGCTTATGCACATCCTGAAGAGACAGATGATCTTGAGACAGATATGGTTTGGTATCTATGGACAGGAGAGTATTCCTCACTTTTCGGGAAGAGAGAAATGACAACCTTTGAAAGATATTTCATTGAGGATAAAGAGCCCCATAAAGAAAGAAAGAACCCATATTACCATTTACGTGAACATGAGGAAATTTGCCGTAAAATCTTAACAGATTTTGATCTTAATCCAGATCAAGGTCATATAATAAATGGCCATACACCGGTTAAGGAAATAGACGGAGAAAATCCAATAAAAGCAAATGGGAAGATGATTGTCATCGATGGAGGCTTCTCCAAGGCGTATCAATCAACAACGGGTATTGCTGGATACACTTTATTATATAATTCCTACGGCATGCAGCTTGTCGCCCATACACATTTTAATTCCAAAAAAGAGGTTCTACTAGATGGAACAGATGTTTTATCAGTAAAAAGATTGGTGGATAAAGAACTAGAGAGAAAAAAGGTTCTAGAAACGAATGTTGGAGAGGAATTATTGCAGGAAATCTCTATTTTGAATAGTCTTATGGAATATCGCTATATCAATTGA
- a CDS encoding flavin reductase family protein, producing MEFNPAELSTKEVYKLLTGSVVPRPIAWVSTLSEHGKLNLAPFSFFTVASRQPPILAISIGPGVGERLGTEKDTLVNIRSQKEFVINIVSRSLGNEMQKSSENLPSDVNEFEKTGLTPADSVAVKPKRVEEASIHLECKLHQIIPLGSDHLILGEMIHYHIKDDCYLGNYKVNLEKLSPLGRLAGNYSENNEFFTLPR from the coding sequence ATGGAATTCAACCCGGCAGAACTAAGTACGAAAGAAGTTTATAAATTACTGACCGGTTCCGTTGTTCCAAGACCTATCGCGTGGGTGTCAACCCTTTCGGAACATGGAAAACTTAATCTGGCTCCATTTAGTTTTTTTACAGTTGCGTCAAGGCAGCCGCCAATTCTTGCTATCTCAATAGGTCCAGGAGTGGGAGAACGGCTCGGAACTGAAAAAGATACACTGGTCAACATCCGGTCGCAAAAAGAGTTTGTCATTAATATTGTTTCGAGATCGTTAGGAAACGAAATGCAAAAGAGTTCTGAGAACTTACCTTCCGATGTCAATGAATTCGAAAAGACGGGATTGACTCCTGCTGATAGTGTAGCCGTTAAACCTAAAAGAGTAGAGGAAGCATCTATTCACCTGGAATGCAAGCTTCACCAAATCATCCCTCTTGGATCCGACCACCTGATCCTTGGTGAAATGATCCATTACCATATTAAAGACGACTGCTATTTAGGTAACTACAAAGTAAACCTCGAGAAACTCTCACCATTAGGGAGACTTGCTGGAAACTACAGTGAAAATAATGAGTTCTTTACATTGCCGAGATAA
- a CDS encoding MFS transporter — translation MINVNIVEAKAEHSGLINPWRMLMWLLIAQLMVAFVGRSLGPLGILIGEDLSLSKAEIGLLPSALFIGQAIASIPVGFTADFIGSKPLLLILSLCLGVSFLMMTFLSNFYFVLVLVLIGGLGYGAMHPTSNRGIIYWFSQTRRGTAMGIKQMGITFGSALAGFLLLPLSVTFGWRPVLLIACVSLIITGFFAYLFYSDPVGSLKSREKSNFLFFRTSLSKMLKNKPLLLVSLSAMGLNGSQMCLNTYIVLFAYQKMGVSLFLSGILLVISEVSGSLGRIGWGVISDRLFKGRRLIILFIIASLTAVMSTIVALLPSGTPFSALIPIIIVFGFCVSGFNGIWMNIASELVPKEQTGLSSGFSITLGSMGVIFVPPTFGLMVDYTGNYTAGWLSITVIMGGVLVLLTLLTLESRKIGQSERKI, via the coding sequence ATGATCAATGTGAATATAGTAGAAGCAAAAGCAGAACATAGTGGTTTAATTAATCCATGGCGGATGCTAATGTGGCTCTTGATTGCTCAGTTAATGGTAGCTTTCGTAGGAAGGAGCCTTGGTCCTCTTGGTATCTTAATTGGAGAGGACCTTTCCCTTTCAAAAGCTGAAATCGGTTTATTGCCATCTGCGCTGTTCATTGGCCAGGCCATTGCCTCCATCCCAGTCGGATTTACAGCAGATTTCATTGGCTCTAAACCTTTACTTCTAATACTGTCCCTTTGCCTGGGTGTGAGTTTTCTGATGATGACTTTTCTTTCTAATTTCTATTTCGTTTTGGTGTTAGTACTCATTGGAGGATTAGGCTATGGCGCCATGCACCCTACGTCCAACCGAGGAATCATATACTGGTTCTCACAGACCCGGCGAGGAACGGCGATGGGAATCAAGCAGATGGGGATCACCTTTGGTTCTGCCCTGGCTGGTTTTCTATTACTACCGCTATCTGTAACATTTGGTTGGAGACCGGTTCTATTAATAGCCTGCGTGTCTTTAATTATAACTGGATTTTTTGCTTATCTGTTCTATAGCGATCCGGTTGGGAGTCTAAAATCCAGAGAAAAGAGCAACTTTTTATTCTTTCGAACCTCATTATCGAAAATGCTGAAAAATAAACCATTACTGCTTGTTAGTTTAAGTGCAATGGGGTTAAATGGATCACAAATGTGTTTAAATACTTATATTGTCTTATTTGCATATCAAAAGATGGGGGTTAGCCTGTTTTTATCTGGTATTTTACTAGTCATTTCAGAAGTGAGTGGCTCATTAGGAAGAATAGGTTGGGGTGTCATTAGTGATCGCCTGTTTAAAGGTAGAAGATTGATCATTCTATTTATCATAGCCAGTTTAACAGCTGTTATGAGTACGATCGTCGCACTTCTGCCATCTGGCACACCCTTTTCTGCATTAATTCCTATTATTATTGTGTTTGGATTTTGTGTATCAGGTTTTAATGGGATTTGGATGAATATCGCATCAGAGTTAGTACCAAAAGAGCAAACAGGTTTATCAAGTGGCTTCAGCATTACATTAGGGTCAATGGGCGTGATATTTGTTCCTCCGACTTTCGGTTTAATGGTAGACTATACCGGAAACTATACAGCAGGTTGGCTATCTATTACTGTCATCATGGGGGGAGTGTTGGTACTTTTAACGCTTCTCACTTTAGAATCTCGTAAAATAGGTCAGAGTGAAAGAAAAATATAG
- a CDS encoding sodium:solute symporter family protein, protein MNLTFAGLDGVLILAFYAFVMLLIGFLSGRGEKNLHHTMSGYYLAGKNLGFVALFFTLYATQYSGNTIVGYAPAAYRSGFTWLQSISFMTIIIGVYLLFAPRLYVISKREKFITPSDWLSYRFKSKSVTLLGVFLMLWGLGNYLLEQLVAIGQAVSGMTGGTIPYQLAVIAFVIVMLTYEWMGGMKAVAFTDVMQGLVLMVGIFVFLGGALYLVGGNLTNVTTFIMDSEPAKVGLPTMEGSINWFSILILVGCGAAIYPHAIQRIYSAQSEKTLKKSFARMAWMPPITTGLVFVIGIVGISMFPGLDEAGSEQLVGLMANEIASINSFYYWVMILFFGGIVAAIISTADSVLLSFSSIISNDIYGNFINPKASEHRKVIVGKVVGVLAVILLLWVAWNPPGTLYQIFVLKFELLVQVFPAFILGLYWKKLSSKPVFWGMLIGAIIAGMMTITGYKTIIGIHGGIIGLIVNFAVAIIGSIAIPVTSKQEVQADKMISMKIEA, encoded by the coding sequence GTGAATCTAACTTTCGCTGGTTTAGATGGTGTTCTTATTCTAGCGTTCTATGCATTCGTCATGCTGTTGATTGGTTTTCTATCGGGAAGAGGCGAGAAAAATCTCCATCACACTATGTCAGGGTATTATTTAGCTGGTAAGAACTTGGGGTTCGTTGCTCTCTTCTTCACGTTATATGCGACTCAATATAGTGGGAACACAATTGTCGGTTACGCACCTGCTGCTTACCGGTCAGGTTTTACCTGGCTACAGTCGATTTCCTTTATGACGATCATCATTGGTGTTTACTTATTGTTTGCCCCTAGATTATATGTCATCTCAAAGCGAGAAAAATTCATTACACCCTCTGATTGGTTGAGCTATCGATTCAAATCGAAATCTGTGACGTTACTGGGCGTTTTTCTCATGTTATGGGGCCTTGGGAATTATTTGTTAGAACAGCTTGTTGCCATTGGTCAGGCTGTTTCAGGTATGACTGGAGGAACGATTCCCTATCAATTGGCGGTAATTGCATTCGTTATCGTCATGTTGACCTATGAATGGATGGGTGGAATGAAAGCCGTGGCCTTTACCGACGTCATGCAGGGCTTGGTATTGATGGTTGGGATCTTTGTTTTCCTTGGTGGCGCTCTTTATTTGGTTGGGGGTAACCTTACCAACGTTACAACGTTTATCATGGATTCAGAACCAGCAAAAGTAGGACTACCGACAATGGAAGGCTCGATTAATTGGTTCAGTATTTTAATACTTGTAGGGTGTGGAGCAGCCATTTACCCTCATGCAATTCAAAGGATTTATTCAGCTCAAAGTGAGAAAACGTTGAAAAAGTCTTTTGCAAGAATGGCATGGATGCCGCCAATTACAACAGGACTCGTCTTTGTCATAGGGATTGTTGGTATTTCAATGTTTCCAGGATTAGATGAAGCAGGATCTGAGCAATTAGTCGGATTAATGGCAAACGAAATTGCTTCGATTAACTCGTTCTATTATTGGGTCATGATTTTATTTTTCGGTGGTATTGTAGCAGCCATCATCTCCACAGCGGATTCTGTTCTTCTCAGTTTCTCATCGATTATCTCAAATGATATCTATGGAAACTTTATTAATCCTAAAGCATCTGAACATCGCAAGGTTATCGTAGGGAAAGTTGTCGGCGTATTGGCAGTTATTCTATTACTTTGGGTTGCATGGAATCCACCGGGAACACTTTATCAGATTTTTGTATTGAAATTTGAGTTGTTGGTTCAAGTATTCCCTGCCTTTATATTAGGCTTGTATTGGAAAAAGCTTTCCTCGAAACCTGTTTTCTGGGGCATGTTGATAGGTGCAATTATTGCAGGGATGATGACCATAACTGGCTATAAAACGATTATTGGAATTCATGGAGGAATCATTGGATTGATTGTAAACTTTGCAGTTGCAATCATTGGATCCATTGCTATACCGGTAACTTCTAAGCAAGAAGTACAGGCAGATAAAATGATTTCGATGAAAATAGAAGCTTAA